In Gossypium arboreum isolate Shixiya-1 chromosome 5, ASM2569848v2, whole genome shotgun sequence, a single genomic region encodes these proteins:
- the LOC108450546 gene encoding transmembrane 9 superfamily member 5-like, whose translation MSKMEALKLSLIIISLLLTNLRSIASSPHNHRYNVGDHVPLFVNKVGPLNNPSETYQYYELPFCGPDPVVKKEESLGEVLSGDRLTTALYKLNFRENKVAETLCHKKLEGDDVAKFRDAVINDFYFQMYYDDLPFWGFVGKIEEDSWTLEKKSLKYFLFKHVQFDVLYNGNQIIEVHAIGDPNQVVDITEDVGVDVQFTYSVVWNTTSAAFDTRMDRYSRASSLPIHLKIHWFSFINSVITIMLLIGLLTLLFMRRLRNDLRTFSTGDEEDDKEVGWKYIHGDVFRYPRNKSLFCAVMGVGTQLLTLVCSLFVLVCLGILYPYNRGTLCTALVILYSLTSVVAGYTTASFHCQFAETGWERSVLLAGIMYAGPLFVIGSILNVVAVSYGATAALPFGTIMVIILLYAFLTIPLLVLGGVIGYLFRSEFQSPCATKRYPREIPPLPWYRDTPCQMFLGGFLPFSAIVLELQHLYASLWGYRIFTLPSILFIMFIILILITAILSVGLTYIQLSVEDHQWWWRSVFCGGSTAIFMFAYCIYFYTRSSMSGLLQFSFVFGYNACMCYAFFLMLGTVGFSSSLMFVRYIYRAVKSE comes from the exons ATGAGTAAAATGGAAGCTCTGAAACTCAGTCTAATCATTATATCGCTGTTGTTAACAAATTTACGATCCATTGCATCATCACCACACAATCACCGCTACAATGTAGGAGATCACGTCCCTTTATTTGTCAACAAAGTTGGTCCCCTCAACAATCCCAG TGAGACTTACCAATACTACGAATTGCCGTTCTGTGGTCCAG ACCCTGTAGTAAAAAAGGAGGAGTCCCTTGGGGAAGTTCTGAGTGGTGATCGTCTGACTACTGCTCTATATAAGTTGAACTTCCGAGAGAACAAAGTTGCAGAGACATTGTGTCACAAGAAGCTTGAAGGAGATGATGTTGCAAAATTTAGAGATGCTGTCATTAATGATTTTTACTTTCAGATGTACTATGATGATCTACCATTTTGGGGTTTTGTTGGGAAAATTGAAGAAGACAGTTGGACACTTGAGAAGAAGTCACTCAAGTATTTTCTTTTCAAACATGTACAGTTTGATGTGCTTTATAATGGAAACCAAATTATAGAAGTACATGCAATTGGTGACCCAAATCAGGTTGTTGATATAACAGAAGATGTAGGGGTTGATGTTCAGTTCACTTATTCAGTCGTCTGGAATACCACATCAGCTGCTTTTGATACCAGAATGGATAGATATTCAAGGGCTTCATCCCTCCCAATCCACCTGAAAATTCATTGGTTTTCATTCATCAACTCAGTTATCACTATTATGCTATTGATAGGATTACTTACTTTACTTTTCATGCGGCGTCTGAGGAATGACTTGAGAAC GTTTTCAACTGgagatgaagaagatgacaagGAGGTTGGTTGGAAATATATTCATGGTGATGTATTTAGATATCCTCGAAATAAGTCCTTGTTTTGTGCTGTCATGGGCGTGGGTACTCAGCTGCTAACCTT AGTTTGCTCCTTATTTGTGTTGGTGTGTCTTGGAATTCTCTATCCCTACAATCGTGGAACACTATGCACTGCGCTTGTCATTTTATATTCTCTGACATCTGTAGTTGCTGGATACACTACAGCTTCCTTCCACTGTCAGTTTGCTGAAACTGGATGG GAAAGGAGTGTCCTGCTGGCTGGAATCATGTATGCAGGTCCCTTGTTTGTGATTGGTTCCATTCTTAATGTGGTTGCTGTATCTTATGGGGCCACTGCGGCACTCCCTTTTGGCACCATCATGGTTATCATTCTCCTATATGCTTTTCTCACCATTCCATTACTTGTGTTGGGTGGGGTGATAGGATACCTCTTTAGGTCCGAGTTTCAGTCACCTTGTGCTACTAAAAGATACCCGAGAGAGATTCCTCCATTGCCTTGGTATCGAGATACTCCTTGCCAGATGTTTCTTGGGGGTTTCTTACCATTTAGTGCTATCGTCCTTGAGTTACAACATTTATATGCTAGCTTGTGGGGATACAGGATATTCACTCTTCCCAGCATTTTGTTTATTATGTTCATCATCCTCATCCTGATCACTGCAATATTAAGTGTTGGTTTGACATATATTCAGCTATCCGTGGAAGATCATCAATGGTGGTGGAG ATCTGTGTTTTGTGGGGGCTCAACCGCtatttttatgtttgcttattgTATCTACTTCTACACAAGGTCAAGCATGAGTGGCTTATTGCAGTTCTCATTTGTTTTCGGCTACAATGCCTGCATGTGCTATGCATTCTTCTTGATGCTTGGCACAGTAGGCTTCAGTTCTTCCCTTATGTTCGTTCGCTACATTTACCGAGCTGTTAAGAGCGAATGA
- the LOC108452574 gene encoding uncharacterized protein LOC108452574: protein MIYLFTREGGTKYKKPLKRLSKRRGRIRSKIEFQLQNLEPGLRCNCFPILRLRSCFEEHTRFLEEKVEQLRNENAHLKKLLSLEASAAERLPGEREVMQGKKAKQCLESEELHT, encoded by the exons ATGATTTACCTGTTTACAAGAGAGGGAGGAACAAAATACAAGAAGCCATTGAAGAGGCTGAGCAAAAGAAGAGGAAGAATAAGATCAAAAATAGAATTTCAGCTGCAAAATCTCGAGCCAGGTCTCAG ATGTAACTGTTTTCCTATACTAAGGCTGCGATCTTGTTTTGAGGAGCATACAAGATTTCTGGAAGAAAAAGTGGAGCAATTGAGAAATGAGAATGCACATTTAAAGAAATTACTTTCCCTG GAAGCTTCAGCAGCTGAGAGACTCCCAGGG GAAAGAGAAGTGATGCAAGGGAAAAAGGCAAAACAGTGTTTAGAATCGGAAGAACTGCACACATAG
- the LOC108452541 gene encoding protein BIC2-like, producing the protein MSSISPSSRNHNPSKPVSVRRVSNNMPGLGHEEEDVMLLHDKSYSCSNGGVLQGSALVPRGHCSDGNDKDSGRERLKRHREEVAGRVLVPDKWGKEELLKDWMDYSSFDSLLAPTGLASARKALMTEGRSSSQRLMRIQSMC; encoded by the coding sequence ATGTCTAGCATTAGTCCCAGTTCCCGGAATCATAATCCGTCGAAGCCCGTTAGCGTCCGCCGGGTTTCCAACAATATGCCTGGTTTAGGACATGAAGAAGAAGATGTCATGTTGTTGCATGACAAGTCTTATAGTTGCAGTAATGGGGGTGTTCTACAAGGGTCAGCTTTGGTTCCTAGAGGGCATTGCAGTGATGGAAATGACAAGGATTCGGGACGTGAAAGGCTTAAAAGACACCGAGAAGAGGTTGCAGGACGAGTTTTGGTACCAGATAAATGGGGTAAAGAAGAGTTGCTTAAAGACTGGATGGATTATTCATCGTTTGATTCATTGTTAGCTCCCACTGGACTTGCTTCAGCTCGTAAAGCGCTTATGACTGAGGGAAGGAGTAGTTCTCAACGGTTGATGAGGATTCAAAgtatgtgttga